Proteins from one Patescibacteria group bacterium genomic window:
- a CDS encoding ferric reductase-like transmembrane domain-containing protein: protein MTLNRKIKSYFSLLVLGLLILMPVFILYSNVPFNKVFWPWTVLFTSLGKLTGLIGLSTFAFALLLSARFVWLDKIFNGLPKVLNIHRYLGTISFTFIILHPLFLAFRLLPVSNQASLGIFLYWTEAAYIFGYTAMLIFMFLIVMTFFWRMRYERLKSLHSLLAVPLMIGGVHALLIDSDVKRISGLAWYYIILITISVLAYLLRLFLIEYKIKARPFVVESVEAPTKNTIKVLLKPSKKVLACEPGQFIFVSFDDIDKKEEHPFSIASILPDGRLAIIAKELGDYTSKMSKLKLGSRAMVDGPYGTFGQNADKSRRQVWIAGGIGITPFISMAKDFTSCPDEKGQVDLFYVVASPDDLVDADYLAQIQSNCPNFKITTHVSGQEGRFDVDKLKSFIRDFNSCDFFICGPTNMIEYFVNSLRKESVPKKSINIEAFRLL from the coding sequence ATGACCTTAAATAGAAAGATTAAGTCATATTTTAGTTTATTGGTGTTAGGACTACTTATATTAATGCCAGTTTTTATTTTATATAGCAATGTCCCTTTTAATAAGGTATTTTGGCCCTGGACAGTATTATTTACCAGTTTGGGCAAACTAACGGGCCTGATTGGCTTGTCAACTTTTGCTTTTGCTTTACTTTTATCGGCTCGTTTTGTTTGGTTGGATAAAATTTTTAATGGTTTGCCCAAGGTTTTAAATATCCATCGTTATTTGGGCACTATTTCTTTTACTTTTATAATACTTCACCCCTTATTTTTAGCATTTAGGCTACTACCGGTGTCTAATCAGGCTTCTTTGGGTATATTTTTATACTGGACCGAGGCAGCTTATATTTTTGGTTATACTGCTATGCTAATATTTATGTTTTTGATTGTTATGACATTTTTTTGGCGTATGCGTTATGAAAGGTTAAAATCACTACATAGCTTATTGGCTGTGCCGTTGATGATAGGCGGTGTCCATGCTCTACTTATTGATAGCGATGTAAAGAGAATCTCGGGACTGGCGTGGTATTATATTATATTGATTACTATTAGTGTTTTGGCATATTTGCTTAGATTGTTTTTGATAGAATACAAAATAAAAGCTAGACCATTTGTAGTAGAGTCTGTAGAAGCACCGACCAAAAACACAATAAAGGTATTATTGAAGCCTAGTAAAAAAGTTCTAGCTTGTGAGCCGGGACAATTTATTTTTGTGTCTTTTGACGATATAGATAAAAAAGAAGAACATCCGTTTTCTATAGCTTCAATTTTGCCAGATGGACGCTTGGCTATTATTGCCAAAGAATTGGGAGATTATACTAGTAAGATGTCAAAATTAAAATTAGGCTCGCGGGCTATGGTGGATGGTCCTTATGGGACTTTTGGTCAAAATGCCGATAAAAGCAGGCGACAAGTTTGGATTGCGGGTGGTATTGGTATTACGCCTTTTATTTCTATGGCCAAAGATTTTACCAGTTGCCCCGATGAAAAAGGGCAAGTAGATCTTTTTTATGTAGTAGCCTCACCAGATGATTTAGTAGATGCTGATTATCTGGCTCAGATACAGTCTAATTGTCCAAATTTTAAAATAACTACCCATGTATCAGGTCAAGAAGGGCGTTTTGATGTTGATAAACTCAAGTCTTTTATCCGTGATTTTAATTCTTGTGATTTTTTTATCTGCGGCCCGACAAATATGATAGAGTATTTTGTAAATTCTTTGAGGAAAGAAAGTGTCCCTAAAAAGTCCATTAATATAGAAGCTTTTAGATTATTATAA
- a CDS encoding DUF5011 domain-containing protein: MREVFRKSFFLFVALSMIIGNTGISLSFSIPSARAAANEKELKVAGESDKYTVCHATGSGTFNRLNISESALGGHFENNDTPVADHEDDIYLGLDNENVLQCPEGQSIPQLVPSVGAQLCGDGIIDGQEACDDNNTTTEYCGDGTIQSGNYCNADCTAEILLNEQCDDGSSGSGSCTSECILIPEECSDEDNLIVNGSFEEPVVTDSSLWQKMTSVLGWFIEKVSDNSVATLELHRGWSGNIASDDWQYAELDGDYSSRISQNVTTELGAQYKLFWSFAPRQDISAEQNHLSVELDGSQVATNGPATASAPLLEGDWTNSNYSFTANSTSTEVSFLDIGPSDSFGTFVDNVRLCKIADPEPETSYTPWCSALLGIIRESLNSDIYNDVADLNNDQLVNLVDVSMIAQLYSNNDNDGCYANFENPTSEQREFYFQCEDPNVSWCEGLIQGITDSLDSSVGDDKYFYVFDLNNDGIIDISDVGLVAQHGNDNVACYAYYAPPFMMCEEESYNPYCGDGEKNQEWEQCDLGREVALSPSNSVGCSEQCQFVVPQECNDLTLAKIHIDDVRNWGQGDMTSDLFLGSSSYKIPHDVWFPLYWNGSYFLDSHVATYEDVPGLAVQRLEDSLRVVMHGTADTHEDREHVDGYIEFWNASLVNQSTDNSTAYPGNNRLENGFDGTGVGTYHPANDEVWAADNMSHFWLTVTTADDGYYSDWLIVEDCQEEEIPYAPWCSALLGAFKAYSDENSPNYLVYNSVIDLDNDGSISLIDEGILADMYYNGYDEACYIEFDHPEGGYQFQCEDTNVGWCEGLYQGIKDSVGGEADVEGSNYSEIFDLNDDGLINLSDVGMMAQLLIVGDEGACYAHYVPPFEMCQQEGNPPVITLIGDATVYIYVGDSYTDQGATADDDEDGNITEDIVTSNSVDINTVGSYTVAYNVTDSDGNPADEVTRTVVVRNNGGGCTVNCGGGNNPADASNIKAAVSCEEVVISWDTSEDSLTWMLYGETDTYGNENKGTDFDSSHSVALSGLTPGSVYHYIVKTQDFDGAQKTDYDHTFTTMTAEQCGTVLGEKIEEEPTEPEPQVLGEKEMTCNFLRPSGSHGPDKDIEGVFEFPNGSLLRDICNKEMYVYLLRDQKKWHVPNWQYLNDNYRGQRIYNVLTSVLDAYQDWSGSVLGTKIYADGTLLRTPDHKIYVISGSKKYHIKNLQGLFQYIGKPIIDVDYPVLSQY; this comes from the coding sequence ATGAGAGAAGTCTTTAGGAAGAGTTTCTTTCTTTTTGTAGCCCTGAGTATGATAATAGGAAATACAGGTATATCCCTGTCTTTTTCTATTCCATCAGCTAGGGCAGCAGCAAATGAGAAAGAGCTAAAAGTTGCAGGTGAGTCTGACAAATATACTGTTTGTCACGCTACCGGTAGCGGAACGTTTAATAGACTGAATATCTCCGAAAGTGCTTTGGGTGGTCATTTTGAAAATAATGATACACCTGTGGCTGACCATGAGGATGATATTTATTTGGGTCTAGACAACGAGAATGTTTTACAATGTCCAGAAGGGCAGTCTATACCACAGCTAGTACCAAGTGTTGGTGCTCAATTATGTGGAGATGGAATAATAGACGGTCAGGAAGCTTGTGATGACAATAATACCACCACTGAATATTGTGGTGATGGAACCATCCAAAGTGGTAATTATTGTAATGCTGACTGTACGGCTGAGATTTTATTGAATGAGCAGTGTGATGATGGTTCAAGCGGATCAGGATCTTGCACTTCAGAATGTATATTAATTCCAGAAGAATGTTCAGATGAGGATAATCTTATTGTAAATGGTAGCTTTGAAGAGCCAGTGGTAACAGACAGTTCTCTTTGGCAAAAAATGACTTCAGTTTTGGGCTGGTTTATTGAAAAAGTATCTGACAATTCAGTCGCTACCTTGGAATTACATCGAGGCTGGAGTGGCAACATTGCCTCTGATGATTGGCAGTACGCAGAGCTTGATGGTGATTATTCAAGTCGTATTTCTCAAAATGTGACTACAGAACTCGGCGCACAATACAAACTTTTTTGGTCATTTGCACCACGTCAAGATATAAGCGCTGAACAAAACCATCTTTCAGTAGAATTGGATGGATCTCAAGTAGCCACCAACGGACCGGCTACAGCTAGTGCTCCTTTGTTAGAAGGTGATTGGACAAACTCCAATTATTCATTTACTGCCAATAGTACCAGTACAGAAGTATCATTTTTAGACATAGGTCCAAGTGACAGCTTTGGTACATTTGTTGACAATGTACGTCTTTGTAAAATAGCTGATCCAGAGCCGGAGACTTCTTATACTCCATGGTGTAGCGCTTTATTAGGTATTATTCGCGAATCCTTAAACTCAGATATTTACAATGATGTGGCTGATTTAAATAACGATCAGTTAGTCAATTTGGTGGATGTTTCTATGATAGCACAGCTTTATAGTAATAATGATAATGATGGCTGTTATGCTAATTTTGAAAATCCAACTAGTGAACAAAGAGAATTTTATTTCCAATGTGAAGATCCAAATGTCAGTTGGTGTGAAGGACTTATTCAGGGAATCACTGATAGTTTAGATTCTAGTGTAGGAGATGACAAATATTTTTATGTTTTTGATCTAAATAATGATGGTATTATAGATATTAGTGATGTAGGTTTGGTCGCCCAGCATGGAAATGATAATGTTGCTTGTTATGCTTATTATGCCCCGCCATTTATGATGTGTGAAGAAGAGTCATATAACCCATATTGTGGAGACGGAGAAAAAAACCAAGAATGGGAGCAGTGTGATTTGGGTAGAGAAGTTGCTTTATCTCCTTCAAATTCAGTTGGTTGTAGCGAACAATGTCAATTTGTAGTTCCACAGGAGTGTAATGATTTGACATTAGCTAAAATACATATTGATGATGTCCGCAATTGGGGGCAGGGCGATATGACTAGTGATTTATTTCTAGGCTCATCATCATATAAGATACCGCACGATGTGTGGTTTCCACTTTACTGGAATGGTTCATACTTTTTGGATTCACATGTAGCTACTTATGAAGATGTGCCTGGACTAGCTGTTCAAAGATTAGAAGATAGTCTCAGAGTGGTGATGCACGGTACAGCAGATACTCATGAAGATAGAGAGCATGTAGATGGGTATATTGAGTTCTGGAATGCTTCTCTAGTCAATCAAAGTACTGATAATTCCACAGCTTACCCAGGTAACAATAGGCTGGAAAATGGTTTTGATGGTACTGGCGTAGGCACATATCATCCTGCTAATGACGAAGTATGGGCAGCTGATAATATGTCACATTTCTGGTTGACTGTTACCACGGCTGATGACGGATATTATTCTGATTGGTTAATTGTAGAAGATTGTCAGGAAGAGGAAATTCCTTATGCTCCGTGGTGTAGCGCTTTATTGGGCGCTTTTAAGGCATACTCTGATGAAAATTCACCGAATTATCTAGTCTATAATAGCGTTATTGATTTAGATAATGATGGTTCTATAAGTCTAATTGACGAGGGCATTCTAGCGGATATGTATTATAATGGTTATGATGAAGCTTGTTATATTGAGTTTGACCATCCCGAAGGTGGCTATCAATTCCAATGTGAAGATACAAATGTCGGCTGGTGTGAAGGTCTTTACCAAGGAATAAAAGATTCTGTGGGAGGCGAAGCTGATGTTGAAGGGTCAAATTATTCAGAAATTTTTGATCTAAATGATGATGGTTTAATCAACTTAAGTGACGTAGGTATGATGGCTCAACTATTGATTGTTGGTGATGAAGGAGCTTGCTATGCTCACTATGTACCACCGTTTGAAATGTGTCAGCAAGAGGGTAATCCACCAGTTATTACTTTGATTGGTGATGCTACAGTTTATATCTATGTTGGAGATTCATATACTGATCAAGGCGCTACAGCTGATGATGATGAAGACGGCAATATCACTGAAGATATAGTCACTTCAAATTCAGTTGATATCAATACTGTTGGAAGCTACACAGTAGCTTATAATGTGACTGACTCAGACGGTAATCCGGCTGACGAGGTCACTAGAACTGTAGTGGTACGAAATAATGGCGGTGGTTGTACTGTAAATTGTGGGGGAGGCAACAATCCAGCTGACGCATCCAATATAAAAGCAGCTGTCAGCTGCGAGGAGGTGGTAATTAGTTGGGATACATCAGAAGACTCTTTGACCTGGATGCTATATGGTGAGACAGACACTTATGGTAATGAAAATAAAGGTACTGATTTTGATTCTAGTCATTCAGTCGCTTTAAGCGGCTTAACACCGGGTAGTGTTTATCACTATATTGTAAAAACACAAGACTTTGATGGTGCACAAAAAACAGATTATGACCACACATTTACTACTATGACAGCTGAGCAATGTGGCACAGTCTTGGGTGAAAAGATTGAAGAAGAACCAACTGAGCCAGAACCACAAGTCTTGGGTGAAAAAGAAATGACCTGTAATTTCTTGAGACCTTCTGGATCACATGGGCCAGACAAAGATATTGAAGGAGTATTTGAATTTCCAAATGGATCATTGCTCCGTGATATTTGTAATAAAGAAATGTATGTATATTTACTCAGAGATCAAAAAAAATGGCATGTTCCAAACTGGCAATACTTGAATGATAATTATAGAGGCCAAAGAATTTATAATGTCTTAACCTCAGTTTTGGATGCTTATCAGGATTGGAGTGGTAGTGTTTTAGGCACCAAAATCTATGCCGATGGCACTTTGCTCCGTACCCCTGATCATAAAATCTATGTAATATCAGGCTCTAAAAAATATCATATAAAGAATCTTCAAGGACTCTTTCAATATATTGGTAAGCCGATTATTGATGTAGATTATCCTGTACTTAGTCAATACTAA
- the mutM gene encoding bifunctional DNA-formamidopyrimidine glycosylase/DNA-(apurinic or apyrimidinic site) lyase produces MPELPEVETIRRGLQKKIINKKIVNIEVIKPKLIRNKMDYFLNTLKNNYIFDIDRVGKLLIFNLAKDDLYLLVHLKMTGQLIYVLGDSYLAGGHNFPQVDNLPNKYSHIIIRFSDNSHLFFNDLRQFGYWQIVDKNQRQKIENKYGLEPGKENFKWSEFKKIFNKRKGVLKAILLNQQIISGIGNIYADEICFRAKILPDRTVDTLTESEIKILYQACQYIINKAIVNRGTTFSDYRDSDNQKGNFVRFLKVYGRAGKKCLRCKKEDIKKIKLAGRGTHYCPNCQK; encoded by the coding sequence ATGCCAGAATTACCAGAAGTAGAAACTATTAGACGTGGTCTGCAGAAAAAAATAATCAACAAAAAGATTGTAAATATTGAAGTTATTAAGCCAAAGCTTATCCGAAACAAAATGGATTATTTTTTGAATACCTTGAAGAATAATTATATATTTGATATTGATAGAGTTGGTAAATTACTGATATTTAATCTAGCTAAAGATGATTTGTATCTTTTGGTACATCTCAAGATGACGGGTCAATTAATATATGTCTTGGGTGATAGTTATTTGGCTGGTGGACACAATTTTCCTCAAGTTGATAATCTACCCAATAAATATTCACATATTATAATAAGGTTTTCCGACAATTCGCATTTGTTTTTTAATGATTTGCGTCAATTTGGCTATTGGCAAATAGTTGATAAAAATCAAAGACAGAAAATAGAAAATAAATATGGTCTGGAACCAGGAAAAGAAAATTTTAAATGGTCGGAGTTTAAAAAAATATTTAATAAACGAAAAGGTGTTTTAAAAGCCATTCTTTTGAATCAGCAGATTATATCAGGTATTGGAAATATTTATGCCGATGAAATATGCTTTCGAGCTAAAATATTGCCTGATAGGACAGTAGATACATTGACGGAAAGTGAAATAAAAATACTCTATCAAGCTTGCCAATATATTATAAACAAAGCTATAGTTAATCGTGGTACGACTTTTAGTGACTATAGGGATAGTGATAATCAAAAAGGTAATTTTGTCAGATTTTTAAAAGTATACGGTCGGGCTGGTAAAAAATGTCTTCGTTGCAAGAAAGAGGACATTAAAAAAATAAAATTAGCTGGTCGGGGGACGCATTATTGTCCCAATTGTCAGAAATAA
- a CDS encoding SdpI family protein: MENKQRQKISNGVKLMDKLSLLLILAMIVMAFYFYGQLPDRVISHWGANGQADGYSSKNFHIYFFPFLTIALYLLFKYLPKIDPKRKNYKQFDISYHAFRLVMIFFFVAMFALTSFINIGYQINMSVAVSSMIGVLFIFIGFIIKDIKQNWFMGIRTPWTLSNENVWKKTHMFAQKIFIFCGFIFIALPYLPVQYFSYYIIAIIILVSLGTYGYSYWLYKKEDSSK, from the coding sequence ATGGAAAACAAACAACGACAAAAAATTTCTAACGGGGTAAAATTAATGGACAAACTATCTTTACTGTTGATATTAGCGATGATAGTTATGGCTTTTTATTTTTATGGTCAGCTTCCAGATAGAGTGATTAGCCATTGGGGAGCAAATGGTCAAGCTGATGGTTATAGTAGTAAGAATTTTCATATTTATTTTTTCCCGTTTTTGACAATAGCTTTATATTTACTTTTTAAGTATTTACCAAAGATAGACCCTAAGCGTAAAAATTATAAACAGTTTGATATTAGCTATCATGCCTTTCGCCTAGTTATGATATTTTTTTTCGTAGCTATGTTTGCCCTTACATCTTTTATTAATATTGGTTATCAAATCAATATGTCTGTGGCTGTTTCAAGTATGATAGGAGTGTTGTTTATTTTTATAGGTTTTATAATCAAAGATATAAAACAAAACTGGTTTATGGGTATTCGTACTCCTTGGACCTTATCCAACGAAAATGTTTGGAAAAAAACTCATATGTTTGCCCAAAAGATTTTTATTTTTTGTGGTTTTATTTTTATAGCATTGCCTTATTTACCAGTTCAGTATTTTTCTTATTATATAATAGCTATTATTATCTTGGTGAGTTTGGGTACTTATGGATATTCATATTGGCTTTATAAAAAAGAGGATAGCAGTAAATAA
- a CDS encoding tRNA-dihydrouridine synthase: MTNFWQQLKKPLLTTTPMAGITDSAWRQICKSWGADVVHTEFVSVDALYYDSQKTIKMLDYKANEQPVVVQIFGRRAELYPKAAKMVAATGVAGIDINFGCPAKKVAGHGGGICLLRDLDTVRKIVTTTIESVDLPVSVKTRIGLNKIQGEPSHGKITVFDFIDKLSDLPIAAMIVHGRSYELPFSGPVDLEALKDACQKFKQTFKNSPFLINGSFQTVESVVEDLKYTGADGIALSRALYGQPWLFKQIRDYINTGSYQEVDWQTKKETAIKHANLLWQAKGAKGFKEMRKHLLFYVKGHPNASDLRQALVSVEKPEDVTKILSPLN; this comes from the coding sequence ATGACAAATTTTTGGCAACAATTAAAAAAACCCTTACTGACTACCACGCCTATGGCTGGCATTACTGACAGTGCTTGGCGTCAAATTTGTAAGTCCTGGGGAGCTGATGTGGTCCATACTGAGTTTGTATCTGTGGACGCGCTTTATTATGATAGCCAAAAAACTATCAAAATGCTTGATTATAAAGCTAATGAACAGCCCGTCGTAGTCCAAATATTTGGACGTAGAGCCGAGCTTTATCCCAAAGCAGCTAAAATGGTGGCTGCTACCGGAGTAGCTGGCATTGATATAAATTTTGGCTGTCCAGCCAAAAAAGTAGCTGGCCACGGCGGTGGAATATGTCTATTGCGTGATTTGGATACTGTCCGAAAAATAGTAACAACCACTATAGAATCTGTTGATCTACCAGTATCTGTAAAGACCAGAATTGGTTTGAATAAAATCCAAGGCGAACCTAGTCATGGAAAAATAACTGTTTTTGATTTTATAGATAAATTATCAGATTTGCCCATTGCCGCTATGATTGTTCATGGACGAAGCTATGAGCTACCTTTTAGCGGACCAGTAGATTTAGAAGCTCTCAAAGATGCTTGTCAAAAATTCAAACAAACATTCAAAAATTCCCCTTTTCTAATCAATGGATCTTTTCAGACTGTAGAATCAGTGGTAGAAGACCTCAAATATACTGGCGCTGACGGCATTGCTCTATCACGAGCCCTTTATGGCCAACCTTGGCTATTCAAACAAATCAGGGATTATATAAATACTGGATCGTATCAAGAAGTAGACTGGCAAACCAAAAAAGAAACAGCTATCAAACATGCTAATCTACTATGGCAAGCCAAAGGAGCTAAGGGTTTTAAAGAAATGAGAAAGCATCTTTTATTTTATGTCAAAGGACATCCTAATGCTTCGGACCTACGACAGGCTCTGGTCAGTGTAGAAAAGCCGGAAGATGTGACCAAAATATTAAGCCCGCTAAACTAG
- the corA gene encoding magnesium/cobalt transporter CorA: MKINKVKTKKFLWIHIEKAGREEIDYLKKEYDFHPLDLEDCLVKVQRPQISEYSNYIFFILTFPAYNRQTREIESSEVDFFIGSKYLITISDGYIPVLRNFFEEVNTNEYSKDKYMMTNHPVFLLYEILHRMQNYAMPMLDHITQEIESIEKRIFKEKEKELVVEILHTKRNIVDFRRIMQAHKNIIKKLMNTHSKFFMPDKTNIYFSNILDRTKDIWDILETLKENINTFQETNESLINHRLNDIMKTLTIVSVIMIPANLIASIFGMNAKYMPIIGNTHDFYFLISIIFSFIVLSLLYFKKRKWL; the protein is encoded by the coding sequence ATGAAAATCAATAAAGTCAAAACAAAAAAATTTCTTTGGATTCACATAGAAAAAGCTGGGCGTGAGGAAATTGATTATTTAAAAAAAGAGTACGATTTTCATCCCCTTGATCTGGAAGATTGTCTAGTAAAAGTACAGCGTCCACAAATAAGTGAATACTCAAACTATATTTTTTTCATACTTACCTTCCCCGCTTACAACCGACAAACCCGAGAAATAGAATCAAGTGAAGTAGATTTTTTTATAGGTTCCAAATATCTTATCACCATCAGCGACGGATATATTCCGGTACTTAGAAACTTTTTTGAAGAAGTAAACACCAACGAATACAGCAAAGACAAATATATGATGACCAACCATCCGGTTTTTTTGCTTTATGAAATACTCCATCGTATGCAAAACTACGCCATGCCGATGCTTGACCATATTACTCAGGAAATAGAAAGTATTGAAAAAAGAATTTTTAAAGAAAAAGAAAAAGAACTAGTAGTGGAAATCCTTCACACCAAAAGAAATATAGTAGATTTCAGGCGTATAATGCAAGCCCACAAAAATATCATCAAAAAATTGATGAACACCCACAGTAAATTCTTTATGCCTGATAAGACAAATATTTATTTTAGTAATATCTTGGATCGTACCAAAGATATCTGGGATATTTTGGAAACACTCAAAGAAAATATCAACACTTTCCAAGAAACCAATGAATCACTGATAAATCACCGCCTCAATGATATTATGAAAACCCTAACTATAGTATCTGTTATTATGATTCCCGCCAACCTTATAGCATCTATTTTTGGCATGAATGCCAAGTATATGCCAATAATTGGTAATACACATGATTTTTATTTTCTAATATCTATTATATTTTCTTTTATAGTACTTTCCTTGTTGTATTTCAAAAAAAGAAAATGGCTCTAA
- a CDS encoding septum formation initiator family protein, with product MTGKIYRRQSSSNRSGKQSWRSKIWTSNVFSIFLLILLIASFVKVSQEVLLRYEINKEINNLERQLGDLQDKTEKMEQLISYLQTDEYIEKEARLKLNLSKPGEKQINLANPDEKSIVYQEEDNTTNVGKWFNYFFN from the coding sequence ATGACAGGCAAAATATATCGTAGACAATCATCATCCAATAGATCCGGCAAACAAAGTTGGCGTTCCAAAATATGGACATCCAATGTTTTTTCTATATTTTTATTGATACTTTTGATAGCCTCTTTTGTCAAAGTAAGTCAAGAAGTATTGTTGCGTTATGAAATCAATAAAGAAATAAATAATTTGGAAAGACAACTTGGTGACTTGCAGGATAAAACTGAAAAAATGGAGCAACTTATATCTTATTTGCAAACAGATGAATACATAGAAAAAGAAGCCAGATTAAAACTTAATCTCAGTAAGCCTGGTGAGAAACAAATAAATTTGGCTAATCCAGACGAAAAGAGTATTGTTTATCAAGAGGAGGATAATACTACAAATGTAGGGAAGTGGTTTAATTATTTTTTTAATTAA
- the ftsE gene encoding cell division ATP-binding protein FtsE translates to MIKIIDLNKSYDKKVQALKGINLHIKPGEFVSIVGQSGSGKSTLVKLIIAEERPDAGKIIIGGWDIIGIKDREIPTLRRQLGVIFQDFKLLPKKTVFENIAFAMQTCGFKPSEIKKTVSQIVALVGLKGKEDRYPTQLSGGEQQRVAIARSLVHKPKLLVADEPTGNLDSINTREIIDLLKKINNMGTTVVLVTHNKDVVNNLRHRVITLDNGLVISDQSEGRYLL, encoded by the coding sequence ATGATTAAAATTATTGATTTGAACAAAAGCTACGATAAAAAAGTTCAAGCTCTCAAAGGTATCAATCTTCATATCAAGCCGGGAGAGTTTGTCTCTATTGTCGGTCAAAGTGGATCGGGCAAATCAACTTTGGTAAAGCTTATTATTGCTGAAGAAAGACCAGATGCAGGTAAAATAATTATTGGTGGCTGGGATATCATTGGTATCAAAGACAGAGAAATACCCACTTTGCGTCGTCAACTTGGTGTTATTTTCCAAGATTTTAAGCTTTTGCCAAAAAAAACCGTTTTTGAAAATATTGCTTTTGCTATGCAGACCTGTGGTTTTAAACCTTCAGAAATAAAGAAAACAGTATCTCAGATTGTGGCTTTGGTAGGTCTAAAAGGAAAAGAGGATAGATATCCTACTCAGCTATCAGGTGGTGAACAGCAAAGAGTGGCTATTGCCAGATCTTTGGTACACAAACCAAAACTTTTGGTAGCCGATGAGCCAACTGGAAATTTGGATTCTATAAACACCAGGGAAATTATTGATTTATTGAAAAAAATAAACAACATGGGAACCACTGTAGTTTTGGTGACTCACAATAAAGATGTAGTCAATAATTTGCGTCACAGAGTCATCACTCTGGACAATGGCCTGGTGATTTCTGATCAATCAGAGGGTAGATATTTATTATAA
- a CDS encoding permease-like cell division protein FtsX: protein MINILRIFKFALQGFFRNFWLSVVTVTMMLMAVFSITLLFGMNYVKDVTIKTVENQVDILVEIRPNVSREQVENFVADLEDLEEIKDISIISPEQNKELFVINNKDKKVQEVLDIYNNDENPFSYSLAVKAYKLSQYSNIIDFLDNEKYASIVETSDIDTHEEVINTVNNAADFINKYSWYLAGVFLLISVVVIFNTIRISIYTRRDEIMIMKLVGASNWFIRFPFVVESIFYALVAILVVLLLIFPLVNFIQPYFNNYFQGTQVIDLIGYFKNNFVSIFVYQFLVLAFLNMLSTAVAIRRYLRV from the coding sequence ATGATAAACATTTTGAGAATTTTTAAGTTTGCTTTGCAGGGGTTTTTCCGAAATTTTTGGCTATCGGTAGTGACAGTGACTATGATGCTTATGGCGGTATTTTCTATTACTCTGCTTTTCGGGATGAATTATGTAAAGGATGTTACTATCAAAACAGTGGAAAATCAGGTAGATATATTGGTGGAGATAAGACCAAATGTTAGTCGTGAACAGGTAGAGAATTTTGTTGCTGATTTGGAAGATTTGGAGGAAATCAAAGATATATCTATTATTAGCCCTGAACAAAATAAAGAACTTTTTGTCATCAATAATAAAGATAAAAAAGTTCAGGAAGTTTTGGATATTTACAACAATGATGAAAATCCATTTTCTTACTCATTGGCTGTCAAAGCCTACAAGCTAAGTCAATATTCCAATATTATAGATTTTTTGGATAATGAAAAGTACGCCAGTATTGTCGAGACTAGCGATATTGACACTCACGAAGAAGTTATAAATACTGTCAATAATGCAGCAGATTTTATCAACAAATACAGTTGGTACTTGGCCGGTGTCTTCTTGTTGATATCAGTTGTAGTTATTTTCAATACTATCAGAATCAGTATTTATACCCGTCGTGATGAAATAATGATTATGAAATTAGTCGGCGCTAGTAATTGGTTTATTAGGTTTCCTTTTGTAGTAGAAAGTATTTTTTATGCCTTAGTAGCTATTCTTGTGGTGCTTTTGTTGATATTTCCTTTAGTCAATTTTATCCAACCATATTTTAATAATTATTTCCAAGGCACTCAAGTCATTGATTTGATTGGTTATTTTAAAAACAATTTTGTATCTATCTTTGTTTATCAATTTTTAGTGCTAGCCTTTTTAAATATGCTCAGTACGGCGGTAGCTATACGTAGGTATTTGAGGGTTTAA